A stretch of Acidobacteriota bacterium DNA encodes these proteins:
- a CDS encoding acyl-CoA dehydrogenase family protein, with the protein MNRFSGVDFMDIDPLLSEDERMVRDTVRAFVDDRVMPIIEECHRDGRFPMELVPEMAALNLFGATIDEYGLPGLSNVAYGLTMQELERGDSGIRSFVSVQSALVMYPIYAFGSQAQKDRWIPALASGEAIGCFGLTEPDFGSNPGGMRTNARRDGDGWILNGSKQWITNGTLADVAVVWAHTEDGVRGFLVEKGTEGFTSSDQHGKFSLRASVTSELGFTDCRIPADAILPKTTGLKNALMCLNQARYGIAWGGLGSAMESYRTALEYSQERIQFSGQPIACHQLVQEKLVWMVSEISKGQLLALRLGQLKDAGKLRHHQISLGKRNNVWVARESARLAREILGANGIVDDYPVIRHMLNIESVFTYEGTHDIHGLIIGEKITGIPAFNAPERPVKAAKAAPVAAAVGKGNG; encoded by the coding sequence TCGGAAGACGAGCGCATGGTGCGCGACACCGTTCGGGCGTTCGTCGATGACCGGGTGATGCCGATCATCGAGGAGTGCCACCGGGACGGCCGTTTCCCCATGGAGCTGGTGCCGGAGATGGCCGCCCTCAACCTCTTCGGCGCGACCATCGACGAGTATGGCCTGCCGGGGCTGAGCAATGTCGCCTACGGCCTGACCATGCAGGAGCTGGAGCGCGGCGACTCGGGCATTCGCAGCTTCGTCTCGGTGCAGAGCGCTCTGGTCATGTACCCCATCTACGCCTTTGGCTCCCAGGCCCAGAAGGATCGCTGGATCCCTGCCCTGGCCTCCGGCGAAGCCATCGGCTGCTTCGGCCTCACCGAGCCGGACTTCGGCTCCAATCCCGGCGGCATGCGCACCAACGCCCGCCGCGACGGCGACGGCTGGATTCTCAACGGCTCCAAGCAGTGGATCACCAACGGCACCCTGGCGGACGTGGCGGTGGTCTGGGCCCACACCGAGGACGGCGTCCGCGGCTTCCTGGTGGAAAAGGGCACCGAGGGCTTCACCTCCTCGGACCAGCACGGCAAATTCTCCCTCCGCGCCTCCGTCACCTCCGAGCTCGGCTTCACCGACTGCCGCATCCCGGCGGACGCCATCCTGCCCAAGACCACCGGCCTCAAGAATGCCCTCATGTGCCTCAACCAGGCGCGCTACGGCATTGCCTGGGGCGGCCTGGGCTCGGCCATGGAGAGCTACCGCACCGCCCTCGAGTACTCCCAAGAGCGGATTCAATTCTCCGGCCAGCCCATCGCCTGCCACCAGCTGGTGCAGGAGAAGCTGGTGTGGATGGTGAGCGAGATCAGCAAGGGTCAGCTGCTGGCCCTGCGCCTGGGGCAGCTCAAGGACGCCGGCAAGCTGCGCCATCACCAGATTTCCCTGGGCAAGCGCAACAACGTGTGGGTGGCCCGGGAATCCGCCCGCCTGGCGCGGGAGATCCTCGGCGCCAACGGCATCGTCGACGACTACCCGGTGATCCGCCACATGCTCAACATCGAGTCGGTCTTCACCTACGAGGGGACCCACGACATTCACGGCCTGATCATCGGCGAGAAGATCACCGGCATCCCCGCCTTCAACGCCCCGGAACGCCCGGTGAAGGCGGCGAAGGCGGCTCCCGTCGCCGCGGCGGTGGGCAAGGGGAACGGCTGA
- the glpX gene encoding class II fructose-bisphosphatase, with product MALAELEQGLLRVTELAAVAAAQTMGFGDGHHSDQMAVESMRKELDLLPMDGRIVIGEGERDKAPMLFIGEELGAFKEQDDPAEEIDIAVDPLEGTALCATGAPGAVAVLAAAERGGLLQAPDVYMEKIIVGPTARGSVHLEAPVAENLRSIAKAFKRDVGELTVVVLERDRHQQLIADIRKAGARIRLIGDGDLSAGISAAVRGTGVHAVMGTGGAPEGVITAAAMRCLGGEIQGRLTALNSAQEQRLADMGIDNLQHVYSTEELAPGENIMFSCTGVTDGELLRGARFFGGGTRTSTLFMSLAARKIQFVDTIHREKLTTPVIFQ from the coding sequence ATGGCCTTGGCGGAGCTCGAACAGGGCCTGCTGCGGGTGACCGAGCTCGCCGCCGTCGCCGCCGCCCAGACCATGGGCTTCGGCGATGGTCACCACTCGGACCAGATGGCGGTGGAGTCCATGCGCAAGGAGCTCGACCTCCTGCCCATGGACGGTCGCATCGTCATCGGCGAGGGTGAGCGGGACAAGGCTCCCATGCTCTTCATCGGTGAAGAGCTGGGAGCTTTCAAGGAGCAGGACGATCCAGCGGAGGAGATCGACATCGCCGTCGATCCCCTGGAGGGTACCGCCCTCTGCGCCACCGGCGCTCCCGGCGCGGTGGCGGTGCTGGCGGCGGCGGAGCGCGGCGGTTTGCTGCAGGCCCCCGACGTCTACATGGAGAAGATCATCGTCGGCCCCACCGCCCGCGGCAGCGTGCACCTGGAGGCCCCGGTGGCGGAGAATCTGCGCAGCATCGCCAAGGCCTTCAAGCGCGACGTCGGTGAGCTGACGGTGGTGGTCCTCGAACGCGACCGTCACCAGCAGCTCATCGCCGACATCCGCAAGGCCGGCGCACGCATCCGGCTGATCGGCGACGGCGACCTGTCGGCGGGCATCTCCGCGGCGGTGCGGGGCACCGGCGTGCACGCCGTGATGGGCACCGGCGGAGCTCCGGAAGGAGTCATCACCGCCGCCGCCATGCGCTGCTTGGGAGGCGAGATCCAAGGCCGCCTCACCGCCCTCAACTCCGCTCAGGAACAGCGCCTGGCGGACATGGGCATCGACAACCTGCAGCACGTCTACAGTACCGAAGAGCTGGCTCCCGGCGAGAACATCATGTTCAGCTGTACCGGAGTCACCGACGGCGAGCTGCTGCGCGGCGCCCGCTTCTTCGGTGGGGGCACTCGGACCTCGACTCTCTTCATGTCTTTAGCAGCACGCAAAATCCAATTTGTCGATACCATTCACCGGGAGAAGCTCACCACGCCGGTGATCTTCCAGTAG
- the dcd gene encoding dCTP deaminase, translated as MIKPDHWIRSWGEDGGVDPFDPAQVNSASYDVRLSDHWICPTRDPEEFTSDAVKLFPGEVVLASTLEYVRIPRSVACDLKLKSTLGRLWINHSMAGWCDPGFQGNITLELQNLGPQPFVLDAGRRIAQLIFITMESEPEIAYGEPGSSSHYQGQEGTTRARS; from the coding sequence ATGATCAAGCCCGACCATTGGATCCGCAGCTGGGGCGAAGACGGCGGTGTCGACCCGTTCGACCCCGCCCAGGTCAACTCCGCCAGCTATGACGTGCGGCTCAGCGACCACTGGATCTGCCCGACCCGTGATCCGGAGGAGTTCACCTCCGACGCCGTCAAGCTCTTCCCCGGCGAGGTCGTCCTCGCTTCGACGCTGGAGTACGTGCGCATCCCGCGCAGCGTCGCCTGTGATCTGAAGCTCAAATCGACCCTCGGACGACTGTGGATCAACCACTCCATGGCCGGCTGGTGCGATCCCGGCTTCCAGGGGAATATCACCCTCGAGCTGCAGAACCTCGGCCCCCAGCCCTTCGTCCTCGACGCTGGCCGACGCATCGCCCAGCTGATCTTCATCACCATGGAATCGGAGCCGGAGATCGCCTACGGTGAGCCAGGCTCCTCCAGCCACTACCAGGGCCAAGAGGGCACCACTCGCGCCCGCAGCTGA
- a CDS encoding DUF4388 domain-containing protein, translating into MSIAGNLKTMDLAELLQWLSQAQKTGTLVIHNGKVEKRLFLQDGKIVSSASTDPREYLGHFLVSQGLITEQQLSQAISRQANEKMLLGKILLTNGVVTEEDLQRLLRLKAEEGIYDIFTWQKGEFRFLNGELPEHTFVPLRLDLTGILMEGARRVDEWKRIREHIPSKDVVAVGFGKLDDPTASPGARRILSMINDDRTVEEIQLQTHSSEFFVCSVLFDKIQKGQVKVVRPRVVRVEVPVPGPPAQGPAPQGQAAQPAQQPASGQAAPAQGQQGGGFTPPNPAAAQAPAGQAPAARPQAGVPLQGAPPAAPAQPAARPTTGAAGGGPGEGDGDSFSQLDPDALMTAAAQMVQKGDFERALRYLRAARSLRPDDRNLEGAVASAEQQIRRSLERGGLTVDKVPKLAVPMEELTSLNVSAQEGFLLTRIDGRYDIKSILKISPMPEIDALVLFFRLMRAGHIRF; encoded by the coding sequence ATGAGCATCGCCGGCAATCTCAAGACCATGGACTTGGCGGAGCTGCTGCAGTGGCTCTCCCAAGCACAGAAGACCGGCACGCTGGTAATCCACAACGGCAAGGTGGAGAAACGCCTCTTTCTACAGGACGGCAAGATCGTCTCCTCGGCGTCGACGGATCCCCGGGAGTACCTCGGCCACTTCCTGGTCAGCCAGGGCCTGATCACCGAGCAGCAACTCTCCCAGGCCATCTCCCGCCAGGCCAACGAGAAGATGCTCCTGGGCAAGATCCTGCTCACCAACGGCGTCGTCACCGAGGAGGACCTGCAGCGCCTGCTGCGCCTCAAGGCCGAAGAGGGCATCTACGACATCTTCACCTGGCAGAAGGGTGAGTTCCGCTTTCTCAACGGCGAGTTGCCGGAGCACACCTTCGTCCCTCTGCGGCTGGATCTCACCGGCATCCTCATGGAAGGAGCCCGGCGAGTCGACGAGTGGAAGCGCATCCGCGAGCACATTCCCTCCAAGGACGTGGTGGCAGTGGGCTTCGGCAAGCTCGACGACCCCACCGCCAGCCCCGGCGCCCGGCGCATCCTCTCGATGATCAACGACGACCGCACGGTGGAGGAGATCCAGCTCCAAACCCACTCCAGCGAATTCTTCGTCTGCAGCGTGCTCTTCGACAAGATCCAGAAGGGCCAGGTGAAGGTGGTGCGGCCCCGGGTGGTGCGGGTGGAAGTGCCGGTCCCCGGTCCGCCAGCCCAAGGTCCGGCGCCGCAGGGCCAAGCCGCCCAACCCGCCCAGCAGCCGGCCTCGGGACAGGCTGCACCGGCGCAGGGCCAGCAGGGCGGAGGCTTCACACCGCCCAACCCTGCAGCGGCTCAAGCACCGGCGGGCCAGGCTCCAGCCGCCCGCCCCCAGGCCGGAGTCCCGCTCCAAGGAGCTCCCCCGGCGGCCCCGGCCCAGCCCGCGGCCAGGCCGACGACCGGTGCGGCGGGAGGCGGCCCGGGAGAAGGCGACGGCGACAGCTTCAGCCAGCTGGATCCCGACGCCTTGATGACCGCCGCAGCGCAGATGGTGCAAAAGGGGGATTTCGAGCGCGCTCTACGCTATCTGCGGGCCGCCCGCAGCCTTCGCCCCGACGACCGCAATCTGGAAGGAGCGGTGGCCTCCGCCGAGCAGCAGATCCGGCGGTCCTTGGAGCGGGGCGGCCTCACCGTCGACAAGGTGCCCAAGCTGGCGGTGCCCATGGAAGAGCTCACCAGCCTCAACGTCTCCGCCCAGGAAGGCTTCCTGCTCACCCGCATCGACGGTCGCTACGACATCAAGTCGATCCTCAAGATCAGCCCGATGCCGGAAATCGATGCGCTGGTGCTCTTCTTCCGCTTGATGAGGGCGGGGCATATCCGCTTCTGA
- a CDS encoding helix-turn-helix transcriptional regulator produces the protein MGEFKGIGKALKVLRMQAGLSQQQLARRSGLTAPMISNYEHGKVVPQIPSLDSILQALGRDRFDLLEALEEVNDRPPRDLRPLQPREPEATALERLGLTDLSAEERGAYLEMLRGICRLMAIRRRR, from the coding sequence ATGGGAGAGTTCAAAGGCATCGGCAAGGCGCTCAAGGTGCTGCGCATGCAGGCCGGGCTGAGCCAACAACAGTTGGCCCGGCGCTCCGGGCTGACGGCTCCGATGATCAGCAACTACGAGCACGGGAAGGTCGTGCCCCAGATTCCCAGTCTCGACAGCATTCTCCAGGCCCTAGGGCGGGATCGCTTCGACCTGTTGGAGGCTTTGGAGGAGGTCAACGACCGGCCGCCCCGGGACCTGCGTCCCTTGCAGCCGCGGGAGCCGGAGGCGACGGCGTTGGAGCGTCTGGGGCTGACGGACTTGAGCGCCGAGGAGCGGGGAGCCTACCTCGAGATGCTGCGCGGGATCTGCCGGCTCATGGCGATTCGCCGCCGCCGGTAG
- a CDS encoding PP2C family protein-serine/threonine phosphatase — protein sequence MTPATTSADPRMLMKKVERAVATIGETDDLLKTVHRLAEQLIAEFRDELGIYGGRLYQRENGSYVLRRTFGDAKPLAPGLRVPSTYPPLELCCLRGTAFMDADDPSLDPELETTLGVHEFACVEVGDEEYVLAFNVAPGYNREDILFSLGILRHAISQQIRHQRLQEIFREARKIQASLLPRKAPRYGEYDVYGRNEPMKSVGGDYFDYISISSKIMGVAIADVSGHGLPAALQVRDVYTGLRMGAERDFKMVRTIERLNRIIHRSTLTSRFVSLVYGELEVNGNFIYVNAGHPPPIHLKADGRHRWLREGGPVLGPLPEASYERGFVRVAPGDMLILYTDGIVESYGDGDEDADEEFGSRRLLEVVRRHRGRSAREVVDAVFAGVEKFAAGRQVMDDRTVVVISFPERPSEQMAAEEG from the coding sequence GTGACCCCAGCCACCACCAGCGCAGACCCGCGGATGCTGATGAAGAAAGTCGAGCGGGCCGTCGCCACCATCGGCGAGACCGACGATTTGCTCAAGACCGTGCATCGGTTGGCGGAGCAGTTGATCGCCGAGTTCCGCGACGAGTTGGGCATCTACGGCGGCCGGCTGTACCAGCGGGAGAACGGTAGCTATGTGCTGCGCCGCACCTTCGGGGATGCCAAGCCGCTGGCGCCGGGGCTGCGGGTGCCCAGCACCTATCCGCCGCTGGAGCTCTGCTGCCTGCGGGGGACGGCGTTCATGGACGCTGACGATCCGTCGCTGGATCCGGAGCTGGAGACCACCCTGGGGGTGCACGAGTTCGCTTGCGTCGAGGTGGGGGACGAGGAGTACGTGCTGGCCTTCAACGTCGCTCCCGGCTACAACCGGGAGGACATCCTCTTCTCCCTGGGCATCCTGCGCCACGCCATCAGCCAGCAGATCCGCCACCAGCGGCTGCAGGAGATCTTCCGGGAAGCGCGCAAGATCCAAGCCTCCCTGCTGCCGCGCAAGGCGCCCCGCTATGGCGAGTACGACGTCTACGGCCGCAACGAGCCGATGAAGAGCGTCGGCGGCGACTACTTCGACTACATCTCCATCTCCTCCAAGATCATGGGCGTCGCCATCGCCGACGTCTCCGGCCACGGGCTGCCGGCGGCGCTGCAGGTGCGGGATGTCTACACCGGCCTGCGCATGGGCGCGGAGCGCGATTTCAAGATGGTGCGCACCATCGAGCGGCTCAACCGCATCATCCATCGCAGTACCCTCACCAGCCGCTTCGTCTCGCTGGTTTATGGGGAGCTGGAGGTCAACGGCAACTTCATTTACGTCAACGCCGGCCACCCGCCGCCGATCCACCTCAAGGCCGACGGCCGCCACCGCTGGCTGCGCGAGGGCGGGCCGGTGCTCGGCCCGTTACCGGAAGCCTCGTACGAAAGAGGCTTTGTGCGGGTCGCCCCGGGGGATATGCTGATCCTCTACACCGACGGAATTGTGGAGAGCTATGGCGACGGGGATGAGGACGCCGATGAGGAATTCGGTTCCCGCCGGCTTCTGGAAGTGGTCCGCCGCCATCGAGGGCGTTCGGCGCGAGAGGTGGTGGATGCGGTCTTCGCCGGGGTGGAGAAATTCGCGGCGGGGCGCCAGGTGATGGACGACCGCACGGTGGTGGTCATCTCCTTCCCGGAACGGCCTTCGGAGCAGATGGCGGCGGAGGAAGGTTGA